In Euphorbia lathyris chromosome 9, ddEupLath1.1, whole genome shotgun sequence, the following are encoded in one genomic region:
- the LOC136206243 gene encoding transcription termination factor MTEF18, mitochondrial-like, which produces MVLPRISRRVSKLSQVIAQLNNFPVFSPVASENHFSTTNPSSISLKFRVFFSTNVVQNPKLSSSASIQSHKTNFGNHRSRSRITQAEKLLFNYLHFTRNLRFTDAEHISKNSPLFLKKLLSKIDDDEDVTRSLGKFLRYHPINEFEPFFESLGLRPSEISSLLPHHLLFLSDDHLLLENFSVLCTYGVPRSKIGKIYIEAREIFSHEFGSLHLKLDAYEKLGLSRGTVVKLAISCPSLLISDIDKDFVNVLEKLNRLGMEHDQIEEYLSSKISYNWKNVLATIDFLGKVGYSDEQLYNLFKKIPQLVLEDSGKRVYVLLSRFLKLGLDRNVVYSLIINNPDLLSAKGAKNILRALEIFEYIGMETEEIADILSSHMEVLCLCSLKGGKTVCSELKIKKDSLREIIKQNPSKFFSIASKKQLKRSEHILSQDFHRIRMERTAFLLRLGYVENSEEIMRALKQFRGRADQLQERFDCLVEAGLDSNAVSSLIKQVPMGLNQTKDVIQKKIDCLKSCFPLTSLIAFPAYLCYDIKRINHRFAMYVWLRDRGAIKRDMSLGTILASSDARFVKFFVDLHPDGPVMWKKLRSASS; this is translated from the coding sequence ATGGTATTACCCAGAATCTCTCGTAGGGTCTCTAAACTATCCCAGGTGATAGCTCAACTCAACAATTTCCCCGTTTTTTCTCCTGTTGCCAGTGAAAACCACTTCTCCACCACGAACCCATCTTCGATTTCGCTTAAGTTTCGAGTCTTTTTCAGTACTAATGTAGTCCAAAATCCAAAACTATCTAGTTCTGCATCGAttcaatcacataaaaccaATTTTGGTAACCATAGATCTCGTAGTCGTATTACCCAGGCTGAAAAATTGCTCTTCAATTACTTGCATTTCACTAGGAACTTGAGATTCACGGATGCTGAGCATATTAGCAAGAATTCACCTCTTTTCCTTAAGAAACTGCTCTCCAAGATTGACGATGACGAAGATGTTACTCGTTCATTAGGTAAATTTCTCAGATATCATCCAATTAATGAGTTTGAGCCATTCTTTGAGAGTTTGGGTTTGCGCCCATCTGAAATCTCTTCACTTCTTCCACACCACTTGCTTTTTTTGAGTGATGATCATCTCTTGCTTGAGAATTTCTCCGTGTTGTGCACGTATGGGGTTCCTCGTAGTAAGATTGGCAAGATTTATATAGAAGCGAGAGAGATTTTCAGTCATGAATTCGGTTCATTACATTTGAAACTTGATGCTTATGAAAAGTTGGGTCTAAGCAGAGGCACTGTTGTTAAGCTTGCTATTAGTTGCCCTtctttattaattagtgatatTGATAAGGATTTTGTTAACGTTCTTGAGAAATTAAATAGATTAGGAATGGAGCATGATCAGATTGAAGAGTATTTGTCTTCTAAAATCTCTTATAACTGGAAAAATGTACTTGCTACAATTGATTTTCTTGGTAAAGTTGGTTATAGTGATGAGCAGTTGTATAACTTGTTCAAAAAAATCCCTCAATTAGTCCTTGaagattcaggaaaaagggttTATGTATTGTTAAGCAGATTCCTCAAATTGGGTCTAGATCGAAATGTAGTTTATTCATTGATTATAAATAATCCGGATCTATTGTCTGCTAAGGGTGCGAAAAATATTTTACGGGCATTGGAGATTTTTGAATACATTGGAATGGAAACAGAGGAAATTGCAGATATTTTATCTAGCCATATGGAAGTTCTGTGTCTGTGTTCTTTGAAAGGAGGTAAAACTGTTTGTTCAGAACTGAAGATCAAGAAGGATAGTTTACGTGAAATCATAAAGCAAAACCCGTCTAAATTTTTCAGCATTGCTTCTAAAAAGCAACTAAAACGCAGTGAACATATTCTATCTCAGGATTTTCATAGGATAAGAATGGAGAGAACAGCTTTCTTGTTGAGGTTAGGTTATGTTGAAAACTCCGAAGAGATAATGAGAGCTTTGAAACAGTTTCGAGGTAGAGCAGATCAGTTACAGGAGAGGTTTGATTGTCTCGTAGAAGCTGGTTTGGACTCCAATGCCGTGTCAAGCTTGATTAAACAAGTTCCAATGGGACTTAACCAGACCAAGGATGTGATTCAAAAGAAGATTGATTGCTTGAAAAGCTGCTTCCCACTTACTTCACTGATAGCATTCCCAGCATATTTATGCTATGATATTAAAAGGATTAATCATAGATTTGCTATGTATGTCTGGCTAAGAGATAGAGGTGCAATAAAACGGGATATGTCATTGGGCACTATCCTTGCTAGTTCGGATGCGCGATTTGTAAAATTTTTTGTGGATCTTCATCCAGATGGTCCTGTCATGTGGAAAAAATTGAGAAGTGCATCATCTTAA
- the LOC136205154 gene encoding BTB/POZ domain and ankyrin repeat-containing protein NPR1 produces the protein MANFSEPSSSLSFTSCSHQSNGSINQNMSSFDARPNLEVVSLSKLSSNLEQLLLDSSCDYSDAEIVVEGSPVGVHRCILAARSKFFQELFKQEKGSSVKEGKPKYCMTDLLPYGKVGHEAFLIFLSYLYTGKLKPSPMEVSTCVDNVCAHDACRPAISFAVELLYASSIFQVSELVSLFQRRLLNFVDKAHVEDVIPILVVAFHCQANQLVAQCMDRIARSSVDNISIEKELPYEVSENIKLLRKKPVSDDVEMEVVDPLREKRIRRIHKALDSDDVELVKLLLTESDVTLDDANALHYAAAYCDPKVVSEVLGLGLADVNQRNSQGYTVLHIAAMRRQPSVIVSLLNKGACALDITLDGRSAVSICRRLTRPKDYHAKTEQGQEANKNRLCIDVLEREMRRNPMAGDSSITSHTISDDLHMKLLYLENRVAFARLFFPTEAKVAMEIANAETTREFAVVSVSKGSNKNLTEVDLNETPANRNKRLHTRLEELMKTVEMGRRFFPKCSEVLDKFMEDDLPDLFYLEKGTPEEQRVKRMRFMELKEDVQKAFSKDKAEHSRLSASSSSSSLRDGSSKKLRKS, from the exons CATCATCTTTGAGCTTTACTTCTTGTTCTCACCAATCAAATGGCTCGATTAATCAAAACATGTCAAGCTTTGATGCTAGGCCTAATCTTGAGGTGGTTAGTTTAAGCAAGCTTAGCTCCAATTTGGAGCAGCTATTGCTCGATTCGAGCTGTGATTATAGTGATGCTGAAATTGTTGTTGAGGGAAGCCCTGTGGGCGTTCATCGATGTATTCTAGCTGCTAGGAGTAAGTTTTTTCAGGAACTATTTAAGCAAGAAAAAGGGTCTTCTGTAAAGGAAGGGAAGCCTAAGTATTGTATGACTGATCTGTTACCATATGGAAAGGTTGGACATGAAGCATTCCTGATTTTCTTGAGCTATTTGTATACTGGAAAACTTAAGCCATCTCCAATGGAGGTATCAACCTGTGTTGATAATGTATGTGCTCATGATGCTTGTAGACCTGCAATTAGTTTTGCAGTGGAGTTGCTGTATGCTTCGTCCATATTTCAAGTGTCAGAGCTTGTTTCTCTTTTCCAG AGACGCCTTCTTAACTTTGTCGATAAGGCTCATGTTGAGGATGTTATCCCAATCCTTGTGGTTGCTTTTCACTGTCAAGCAAACCAGCTTGTTGCTCAATGTATGGATAGAATTGCAAGGTCTAGTGTTGATAACATCTCGATAGAGAAAGAGCTTCCCTATGAAGTTTCAGAGAACATCAAATTGCTTCGCAAAAAGCCCGTTTCAGATGATGTGGAAATGGAGGTTGTGGACCCCTTGCGCGAAAAGAGAATCAGGAGAATACACAAGGCATTGGATTCTGATGATGTTGAACTTGTAAAACTTCTGCTGACAGAGTCTGATGTAACATTGGATGACGCCAATGCCCTTCATTATGCTGCAGCTTACTGTGATCCCAAGGTTGTGTCTGAGGTTCTTGGCCTTGGCCTTGCTGATGTTAACCAGAGAAATTCTCAAGGTTACACAGTTCTCCACATTGCTGCAATGCGAAGACAACCATCTGTGATAGTTTCTCTGCTCAACAAAGGGGCTTGTGCATTAGACATAACATTGGATGGGCGAAGTGCTGTTAGCATCTGCCGAAGGTTAACAAGACCGAAAGATTATCATGCTAAAACGGAGCAGGGGCAGGAAGCAAATAAGAATCGGCTATGCATTGATGTGTTAGAAAGGGAAATGCGGAGAAATCCGATGGCAGGAGATTCTTCCATCACTTCCCATACAATATCTGATGATCTGCACATGAAGCTTCTCTACCTGGAGAACAGAG TGGCATTTGCACGATTGTTCTTCCCAACCGAAGCCAAAGTTGCCATGGAGATTGCAAATGCTGAGACGACTCGTGAATTCGCAGTTGTTTCTGTATCAAAAGGCTCGAATAAGAATTTGACAGAGGTTGACTTAAATGAGACGCCAGCAAATCGCAATAAAAGACTTCATACTAGGCTGGAGGAACTTATGAAAACAG TGGAAATGGGTCGACGTTTCTTCCCTAAATGCTCGGAAGTGCTGGATAAGTTCATGGAAGATGACCTCCCGGATTTGTTTTACCTGGAGAAGGGCACACCAGAGGAACAACGAGTGAAAAGAATGCGATTCATGGAACTGAAAGAAGACGTTCAGAAAGCGTTTAGTAAGGACAAGGCGGAACATTCCCGGTTGTCAGCTTCGTCGTCTTCGTCTTCTCTAAGAGATGGGTCTAGTAAGAAGCTCAGAAAATCATGA